A window of Ictidomys tridecemlineatus isolate mIctTri1 chromosome 1, mIctTri1.hap1, whole genome shotgun sequence contains these coding sequences:
- the Rrp12 gene encoding RRP12-like protein — translation MGRSGKLPSGVSAKLKRWKKGHSSDSNPAICRHRQAARSRFFSRPSGKSDLTVDAVKLHNELQSGSLRLGKGEAPETAMDEDEELALTQKSSATFLSGLSDCTNVTFSKVQRFWESNSAAHKEICAVLAAVTEVIRSQGGKETETEYFAALMTTMEAVESPESLAAVAYLLNLVLKRVPSPVLIKKFSDTSKAFMDIMSAQASSGSTSALRWVLSCLATLLRKQDLEAWGYPVTLQVYHGLLSFTVHAKPKIRKAAQHGVCSILKGSEFMFGEKAPAHHPAAVSTAKFCVQEIEKSGGSKEATTTLHMLTLLKDVLPCFPEGLVKNCSETLLRVMTLSHVLVTACAMQAFHSLFHAKPSLGTLSAELNAQVITALYDYVPSENDLQPLLAWLKVMEKAHINLVRLQRDLGLGHLPRFFGTAMTCLLSPHSQVVTAATQTLKELLKECVAPHMANIGSVTVSASGPAQYIAKMFRAVEEGLTYKFHASWSSVLQLLCVFFEACGRQAHPVMKKCLQSLCDLRLSPHFPHTAALDQAVGAAVTSMGPEVVLQAVPLEIDGSEETLDFPRSWLLPVIRDHVRETRLGFFTTYFLPLANTLKSKAMELAQAGSTVESRIYDTLQWQIWTLLPGFCTRPTDVATSFKGLARTLGTAISERPDLRVTVCQALRTLITKGCEAEADRAEVSRFAKNFLPILFNLYGQPTAAEDTPAPRRAVLETIKTYLTITECQLVNGFLEKASEKVLDPASSDFTRLSVLDLVVALAPHADEAAISKLYSTIRPYLENKAHGVQKKAYRVLEEVCASPQGPGARFVQTHLDELKKTLLDSLRSTSSPAKRPRLKCLIHIVKKLSSEHEEFITALVPEVILCTKEVSVGARKNAFALLVEMGHAFLRFGSNQEEALQRYLILIYPGLVGPVTMVSCSILALTHLLFEFKGMMGTSTIEQLLENVCLLLASRTRDVVKSALGFIKVAVVVMDVVHLAKHVQLVMEAIGKLSDDMRRHFRMKLRNLFTKFIRKFGFELVKGLLPEEYHKVLVNIRKAETRAKRHRALSQAAEEEEEKEEPAQSKGDSIEEILADSEDEEDNEEEERGRGKEQRKLARQRSRAWLKEGGGDEPLNFLDPKVAQRVLATQPGPGRSKKKDHGFKVSADGRLIIREEEDDDKVEEEDTTKGEDEEMADLMEDASIRSKKRRKQQKESEEEELEMPPQYQAGGSGIHRPVGKKAIPGAEYKSKKAKGDVKKKGRLDPYAYIPLNRTKLNRRKKVKLQGQFKGLVKAAQRGSQLGHKLRRKDRRP, via the exons ATGGGTCGCTCGGGGAAGTTGCCCTCAGGTGTGTCAGCTAAATTGAAGCGCTGGAAGAAAGGCCACAGCAGTGACAGCAATCCCGCCATCTGTCGCCACCGCCAGGCTGCCCGCAGCCGCTTCTTCAGCCGGCCCTCAG GCAAGAGCGACCTGACAGTTGATGCTGTGAAGCTGCACAATGAGCTGCAGTCAGGATCCCTGCGCTTGGGCAAAGGCGAAGCCCCAGAGACGGCCATGGACGAAGATGAGGAGCTGGCTCTTACCCAGAAGTCCTCGGCCACCTTCCTCAGTGGCCTCTCTGACTGCACAAATGTCACCTTCAGCAAAGTACAGCGCTTTTGGGAGTCCAACTCAGCGGCCCACAAGGAG ATCTGTGCAGTTCTGGCTGCTGTCACCGAGGTGATTCGCtcccagggagggaaggagacgGAGACTGAGTACTTTGCTGCTCTG ATGACAACAATGGAAGCAGTGGAGTCCCCAGAGTCGCTGGCTGCTGTTGCTTACCTACTAAACCTTGTCCTGAAGCG CGTGCCCAGCCCTGTACTCATTAAGAAGTTCTCTGATACCTCCAAGGCCTTCATGGACATCATGTCTGCCCAGGCTAGCAGCGGCTCCACCTCTGCCCTCCGATGG GTCCTTTCCTGCCTGGCCACCCTTTTGCGGAAGCAAGACTTGGAAGCCTGGGGCTATCCTGTGACTCTTCAGGTGTACCATGGGCTGCTGAGCTTCACTGTGCATGCCAAGCCCAAG ATCCGGAAGGCTGCCCAGCATGGAGTGTGCTCAATTCTTAAGGGCAGTGAATTCATGTTTGGTGAAAAAGCCCCTGCTCACCATCCTGCTGCCGTCTCCACTGCCAAGTTCTGCGTCCAGGAGATTGAGAAGTCTGGAG GCTCCAAGGAGGCCACCACTACTCTGCACATGCTGACGCTGCTGAAGGATGTGCTGCCTTGCTTCCCAGAAGGCCTAGTGAAGAACTGTAGCGAGACTCTCCTGCGGGTCATGACCTTGAGTCATGTG CTGGTGACAGCCTGTGCCATGCAGGCCTTCCACAGCCTGTTCCATgccaagcccagcctgggcaccCTGTCTGCAGAGCTCAACGCACAAGTCATCACG GCCTTGTATGACTACGTCCCAAGTGAGAATGACTTACAACCACTATTGGCCTGGCTTAAGGTCATGGAGAAAGCCCATATCAACCTGGTCAG GTTGCAGCGGGACCTGGGACTGGGCCACCTCCCTCGTTTTTTTGGAACTGCGATGACCTGTCTTCTCTCCCCTCACTCACAGGTGGTGACAGCTGCCACCCAGACTCTCAAG gaGCTACTAAAGGAATGTGTGGCTCCACACATGGCTAACATCGGTTCTGTGACCGTCTCAGCCTCAGGTCCTGCCCAGTATATTGCCAAGATGTTTAG GGCGGTGGAAGAGGGCTTGACGTACAAATTCCATGCATCCTGGAGCTCCGTGTTGCAGCTGCTATGTGTCTTCTTTGAGGCATGTGGGAGGCAGGCTCATCCTGTGATGAAGAAG TGCCTCCAGTCCTTATGTGACCTGCGCCTCTCCCCTCACTTCCCCCACACAGCAGCCCTAGATCAGGCAGTGGGGGCTGCAGTGACCAGCATGGGACCTGAGGTGGTGTTACAGGCTGTGCCTCTGGAAATTGATGGCTCTGA aGAGACTCTGGATTTCCCACGAAGCTGGCTGCTGCCCGTCATCCGGGACCATGTCCGGGAAACACGACTTGGTTTCTTCACTACCTATTTCTTGCCCCTGGCCAACACCCTGAAGAGCAAAG CAATGGAgctggcccaggcaggcagcaccGTGGAGTCCAGGATCTATGACACACTCCAGTGGCAG ATCTGGACCCTATTGCCTGGGTTTTGCACAAGGCCCACGGATGTGGCTACCTCCTTCAAAGGTTTGGCAAGAACACTAGGCACAGCCATCAGTGAGCGCCCGGACTTGAGAgtcactgtgtgccaggccctgcgCACCCTCATCACTAAGGGCTGTGAGGCAG AGGCTGACCGTGCTGAAGTGAGCCGCTTTGCCAAGAACTTTCTGCCAATCCTCTTTAACCTGTATGGGCAGCCTACTGCAGCCGAGGACACTCCAGCCCCTCGCCGGGCCGTGCTGGAAACCATCAAAACCTACCTCACCATAACTGAGTGTCAG TTGGTGAATGGTTTCCTGGAGAAAGCCAGTGAGAAGGTGCTTGACCCTGCCAGCTCTGACTTCACCAG ATTGTCTGTTCTGGACCTGGTTGTGGCCTTGGCTCCTCATGCTGATGAAGCTGCCATCAGCAAGCTATACTCTACCATCCGGCCCTACCTAGAG AACAAGGCCCATGGGGTTCAGAAGAAGGCCTACCGTGTGCTGGAGGAAGTCTGTGCTAGCCCCCAGGGACCTGGGGCCCGTTTTGTGCAGACCCACCTGGATGAGCTGAAGAAGACCCTGTTGGACTCACTGCGGAGCACGTCCTCTCCCGCCAAGAGG CCTCGTTTGAAGTGCCTCATACATATTGTGAAGAAATTGTCATCTGAGCACGAGGAATTCATCACCGCCCTTGTCCCAGAG GTGATTCTATGCACCAAGGAGGTGTCGGTGGGTGCTCGGAAGAATGCTTTTGCCCTGCTGGTGGAGATGGGCCATGCTTTCCTGCGGTTCGGCTCTAACCAGGAAG AGGCTCTACAGCGCTACCTTATCCTGATCTACCCTGGCCTGGTGGGCCCAGTGACCATGGTTAGCTGCAGCATTCTGGCCCTGACTCACCTCCTTTTCGAGTTTAAAG GAATGATGGGGACTAGCACAATAGAGCAGCTGCTGGAGAATGTATGCCTACTGCTGGCCTCCCGTACTCGTGATGTGGTCAAGTCTGCACTGGGCTTCATTAAGGTGGCCGTGGTGGTCATGGATGTGGTGCACCTGGCCAAACATGTGCAGCTGGTG ATGGAAGCCATTGGGAAACTTTCAGATGACATGCGCCGGCATTTCCGCATGAAGCTTCGGAACCTATTCACCAAGTTCATCCGCAAGTTTGG GTTTGAATTGGTGAAGGGGCTGCTGCCTGAGGAGTACCACAAAGTCCTGGTAAATATCCGGAAAGCTGAGACCCGTGCCAAGAGGCACCGTGCCTTGAGCCAGGCtgctgaggaggaagaagagaaggaggagcctGCCCAGAGTAAAGGTGACAG CATTGAGGAGATTTTGGCTGACTCAGAAGATGAGGAGGAcaatgaggaggaagaaaggggccGGGGCAAGGAGCAACGGAAGCTGGCACGACAGAGGAGCCGGGCATGgctgaaggagggaggaggggatgaGCCTCTCAACTTCCTGGATCCCAAGGTGGCCCAGCGAGTCCTTG CCACACAGCCTGGGCCTGGCCGGAGCAAGAAGAAGGACCATGGCTTCAAGGTGAGCGCTGATGGCCGGCTGATCATACGGGAGGAGGAAGACGATGACAAGGTGGAAGAAGAGGATACCACTAAAG GTGAGGATGAAGAGATGGCTGACCTGATGGAGGATGCGAGCATCAGAAGT aagaagaGGCGTAAGCAGCAGAAAGAgtctgaggaggaggagctggagatgcCCCCTCAGTACCAAG